In the Arachis hypogaea cultivar Tifrunner chromosome 20, arahy.Tifrunner.gnm2.J5K5, whole genome shotgun sequence genome, CTCTTAATCAATTAAATCTccttaatatgaaaaaaaattgggactataaataaaaacaaacaaatttagaaattatactaTAACTCATGATATATCAAATCCCTTAAATTCTATATCTAAGACCCATGATCTAGCTTGAAAAAGAAGGTCCAAGTTGAGTTTCTTATTTGCTCAGGGAACTAGATACTATTTTCTTTTGAAACGAatattaaggtagcgtttggtagagaAATAGAGATTGAAAGACGGATACTGAGAGACAGAGATTTAGAGGCAGAGActgaaataaaatttagtattctgtttggtataAAGTGGGTGATAGAAATTGAAACGTGAATgaagctctaatttaatttgtacaagggtaaaattggaattaattaattgaaatagagtattttaagtataaaatgttattaaagttttagtttttgtctctaaaaattttagtctcctgtgTTTCCACTTTTTAGAAGTACTGAAATAATgaaacagagacagaaattttagtatcagtctctaaaccaacaaacataatactgagttttagtctctcaatctctgtcccaatacctcaaaacaaacgatACGTTAGAGTTCCAAAAATGAAAGTCGGCATGACACCGCTacagaataaaattatttaataataataataataataaattattagtttttttttaattatataaatgatTAGATATTGTTACTTAATAAAAATTTACAATATtactcttaattaaaaaaatattattcgtaaAAAGTGATAATCTGTGGTTAAAAGGATAAAATTTCATGGCATTCCTCTGCTAAGCTACAAATTCAGCTTCAAGACTTCAACTTTCGCTGAGATCAAAGACTTCAACTCAAGATTTCAAGTCCAAATCAATTGAGATCTGAAAAGAAGAGAGAATCTCGAGAGAGTTGAGAATCATGGAGCGGCTTCAGAGAATGTTTGCAGGTGCAGGAGGGGCGCTAGGGCACCCACCACCAGATTCCCCCACACTCGATTCCTCCGAGCAGGTCTATATCTCTTCGCTCGCCCTCCTCAAGATGCTCAAGCACGGTAAAAAGCTTCAACCTTTAACCCAATCAAATctctgctttttctttttttttttttttgtttcagctCAATGTCAAagttaggttttttttttcttaagaaaaatattattttagctgAATTCGGGTGCTATTTGCTATAGGAAGAGCTGGGGTTCCAATGGAAGTGATGGGTTTGATGCTTGGGGAATTCGTGGATGAGTATACCGTACGCGTTGTTGATGTGTTTGCGATGCCACAGAGTGGAACTGGTGTTAGTGTTGAAGCTGTTGATCATGTCTTCCAAACTAACATGCTTGATATGCTCAAACAGACTGGACggtattaatatatattttgaaaaaaaaaatgatacttTTTTAACTATTTGTGTTGGGTTTAATTCATGAATGAATGAATTCATCAATGTCAGTTAGTTTGTTTGTGTTGGCAGACCAGAGATGGTTGTTGGGTGGTACCATTCACATCCTggatttggatgttggctttctGGTGTGGACATCAATACACAACAGGTTCaagtttatctttttttttcggttattgtGGAGTAAAGTTAATCACTTGGGAAATTGTGGACTAAAGTTGGATGCCTTACTTTCATTTAGGCTGGTTGATTGGTTCATGATGTTATGTTGGGGTGAATAAAGTTAATGTTTCTGTTTTTTGGATTCCCTGAGAAGGGTACTCTTCATTATGAGATAGAATATTTCTAGATTATCAATGGAAGCAAACTATTTTCTTGTGATTGAAATACTGTGGTGGACTGCACTGCCAAGTGCCAATTGCCAAGTGCCAAGTGCCAAGTGCCAAGTGCAAGTGCCAACTATTGTCTATTTTATTAATGTGAAATTTGAGTTGCTGATGATTTTAGTTTCAGGATGCGTCCCAGCATAATAATTAAGTGCAGTAATTGTACTAACTGTTATCAATTCTTATTAGTATGGACATTTGCTATTGGATAACTTTGCTCATGAATTTGTGTTTTCCAGAGTTTTGAGGCTTTGAATCAGCGTGCCGTGGCTGTTGTCGTAGATCCAATACAAAGTGTTAAAGGAAAAGTAGTGATTGACGCTTTCAGATTGATCAATCCACAGACTATGATGCTTGGCCAAGAACCGAGGCAGACGACGTCCAATCTGGGGCACCTGAACAAACCATCCATTCAAGTGCGTTATTCAATGCCtctcctttttctatttttcatttttatttttgccaTCAATGTGATCactgtcttttttttttccgcgACTCCTTTTAGCAGCTTCTGACTAATATTTGCCATCTTTAGGCGTTGATCCATGGATTGAACAGGCATTACTATTCCATAGCCATTAACTACAGGAAGAATGAACTTGAGGAGAAGATGTTGCTAAATCTTCACAAGAAGAAATGGACCGATGGTTTGACACTTCAGCATTTTGATACACATTCTAAGACTAATGAGCAGACTGTTCAGGTAAATTTAAGGAATTCAGCGTGTAAGGTTGAATGCCACCCGGGTTTTATTTTACTCAAATAATGTGTTTGATTTTGCAATTATGCTGTTGTTTAAACTTTCTAAGATTTGAAAGCCAGTCcggtttattttttagattagatTTAGATGGTGATATATCTCAGCTAATTTGGAATTGCAGGAGATGCTGAACCTTGCCGTGAAATACAACAAGGCAGTCCAAGAGGAAGATGAGCTGCCCCCGGAAAAGCTTGCGATAGCAAATGTGGGAAGACAAGATGCGAAGAAGCACCTTGAAGAGCATGTCTCGAATTTGATGTCTTCCAACATCGTTCAAACTCTAGGAATGATGCTTGATACCGTTGTCTTCTAGAGTTGTTATTTTCGGATCTTTCAATTTCTCTATTGTGATTACTAATTAGTTAGAAAACTGGTAATTTATTCACTAGTAGTTTTACAATTATCCCAAAACCATATTTGAAGACAGATGTATTCTTTGGACGAGCTGAAGAGGTCAAGAAATTAAAACAGTTCATATTTTTTCCGGTGACCCCCATAGTATTACTATTTACTTTGTGTCCTTGGAGTTACGATACCTGAACTCATCAATCATCATTGGTTACATAAAGGAAAGATTGCTATTGTTAGGAAAAAAACGTTTGATATTACATGTAAGATATACTTAAGCATCCACCAAGATCAGTAGTTTCTTACTAAGCAAAAGTGCAAGGTATGAAGTTTATTCACTGATTATATCATATGATCTTAATTCTTAAAGCTTGAAACAGGAACATGAACCATGAAGGGCTGCTAAAGCTTGGTAGATTGAGGGCACACTTGTTCACAACTAAAGTGGAGCGTAGTCGAACGTATCCTGTGGTTCATCGTGAATGGTAGACCAGAAAAGTTTGATGTATAGTGGAAAGTGAGACAAGGCAAAATATGCCAGGGGAAGACATGCCAGTGCATATATAGGAGCAGCAATATTCCTGAGTTTGCTGCTGGTTCCAAGGAAATGGGCAGCACAAAAAGAAGCCAGCATGGAAATAATGGACAAGAACATGGATATCAAACCCAAGATAAGTTTCCTGGGCAGACTCTTTTCGAAATCAGACGGATGACATCGAGATGCAAGTATTGAGAGGAACAAGACGAGTGAGTTGATAGAACTGCCAAGAGCAATGAGTGATGAGATGGAAAAGACCTTGTACGCTGTCCTGTCTATAAAGTTTGGAATTCCAGCATCCTCTCCATCGCCAACACCGCCAGGAACGGTGGTAGAAGTGGCAAAGGCCACCGTGGCAATCAGCGATGCCAAAAGGGAGCAAGAGCCAGAGGTTATTTGCAGCCATTCGCAACCTACCCAGGCAAGCTCCTGGTGAGTTTTGGTGAAGATCGCTGCTGGAGTTTGCCTCTTTTTGTTGTATCTACGAAAGAAGCGTGGTGGCCCGGATCTTAAAATAAACTGCATCACATCATCATCAGCATTGTACACGACATGTTTTGGAAAAAAACATGTAGAATAAGAGTTTGTTACCTTGTACCATTTGATTTCCCAGTGCATTTGCAGGGCGGCAATGGGATTGCGGCGAGACAGATCAGTATAGCCTGGAGCTCCCAGCTTGGCTGCCAAGTGCAGGGCAGTGTTTCCTCCATAATCCAATTTTGCCAGTAGACTGTCCTTCACCATATTTCTCTTGAGAAGGAGCTGATACAAGTGGATATGCCTATTCTCTATGGCCAATAGCACTATGTTTTTCCCCTCAGAATCCAACTCATGAATAGCCGTCGGAAACATTTCCAGGATTTTATCTACCATTTCTGTTACCCCATTCTTTGCTGCTGTTATTATCACTGCCTCCCCCTTCCGTTCATCTAAcatttcattttccattattaACTCAGATAATATGTTAATGCCAAAAAACTAAACAATTAAGTGGCTAATAGGAATCTTGTTACCGTCATCATATATCCTTTGATCTTGGTCTATCAGTTGGTCTATCCATGGGTCTGTTGTCACCTGGATATTATCATACTCATACATAGAGAATCGCTTCAAAAGTTCATTCATTATTTGAACGGACCAGatatgttttttcttcttttcaagtACCACTTCAAGTGTGGATGTACCTTTAATACATGTGtagttttaaataaattaataattcagTAAAATATTGGAAGCTCAAATAATATTGAAGATCAAAGATGCAGAtgggaaaagtataggtagacaatgaaaatattaaataatgtgaacaatagatatatcggatgttcatttcactaggtgtgtagatggttattctaatattaagatttaggtaggTAATTTGGAGATGTAGTGTGTTttgatttgattggtggttgttcatgttgttcaaaaaaattattcattaCCTAGCATAACCCTTAAAGATGTAAACGTGTCTTTACAACGAGAACCAACCTTTTCCAAATACCAGCACCAGCATTATCATAAATACCAACTTAAGAAAATCAGCAAAGCATTTGTAATTGGCGGGAAATAATGATGGAAGCGACCAAGCTTCGGCTTCTTGTCCTACAAAATTAGAAAAAGTTTAGAGAGTCAGCACTTTTATTCAAATATAGCTATTACTTAACCATAAAAAAGAAAGTAAATGGTGGTTAATTGAtgattacaaattacaaaatctgctagTCTTCTAGTACtccttaaaaaattaattatagatCCAGATtacaaaatcatcaaaatttatCTACGGATTAGTACCAAAATCTTCATGatatatggtttttttttttttttttttttgcatacacTAAAATGCAGCCCTGGCCTCACCTAAAAAGTCTGTCTCGGAAGCAATTCTTTCTTGTGCTTCAAGGTTTCCTaaaagtaaattatatatatcaaaattaaacttacaTGTTttccaagagagagagagagagagagcgagaggAGGGTACGATTCCTTTTAATTTGCATACCGGATGAGACTCTATTTTTCATCAGTTTCATAAAATCCATGCATGACtgataattttttggatatttagtTTTGCCATTGTCAATCGTTTCATAGGGAGGCAGATAATCACTTTCATCTACTTCGAGTTTCCTTACGGTTATACCTTCCAAAAATAATGCACTTGTTAACATcataataacaataatgaaaCTGAGGATAAAGGCTACCATTTTAAATAAGTAATGTTAAAGaaatatttatttagtttaacatgtataattttatatatgtagtatttgtaattataagtttattaaatctaaaattatgtatttattttaataataattaaagagtgcaaattaaaaaaatagactactttaaattaatttttattgtcttttaaatatttttttataaaaataacatcAATGAATTATAATATccgctatatatatgtatgcgtAATGCGTGGATTAATTAATAAGATTTAccttgataaattaatttttctattagGCCAAATCTACTACCACTTTTGAAAACAGAAGAATTAGAGGCAAGTATATGGAGAGGAGTGGCTCCAACTTCATTCTTCCAATTTCCAAGATCTTCATAAAGGTGAATTATTATCAGTGCTAATTCtgccaaacaaatttaacaagtAGCTCAATTAGACATAACAAGAAACTAAATTTAGaatcatatataaaaaatactatgtcaaaattaaaaatcagcGAGACAACCATTAAATCTGTTcctatgtgtgtatatatatatatatatatatatatatatatatatatatatataatttaaattatttataattcatattttatatttcattatatattttatacaagttGTTAACTTAAATGTATACTTAATAAGGTTGaagatatatacatatatattctaTTAAgttcatattatatttttttattttttatacacatCATAATGGGAGAACatatataattcaaaaataaaataaagtaccaataaaaaaagataaattatatatatatatatatatatatatatatatatatattttttttttaattttaatatactaacaataaaaaatattttatataattatataattatattcgtAATCTGCAATGATCATTCAGACAAgtaatataaaaagtaattagTTTAACATAATATaacattatataataaatatatgtgTTTAAACTATACTTTTTAAGAAGGAAAAAACAGCTGCTTCCCATAGATATGTGTTTAGatatataatgaataaaattttaatacactAGTATGATAAAAATGactaattactattattaattaatatatcatACATGATATTAAAATAtctatttagtcaccaaaaaaaattcaatttaaataatgaatataattaaatatttatataaaaattttcaattatatatatatatatatatatatatatatatatatatatatatatatatataacaaaattaagAAAAGTAAGCAAGTGAGTAAGTATTTTTACCAAAGCAACAAAGCGAAACTTATACGTACATACTTGCACATACTCTTAATGAGCATACTTACGGTCatcattaaattagtttttataataaatatttttatttaaatttttttgaaatgctTTCATGACAGTTTGGTTCAGTAATAGCTAAACAGTATTGCTAGGGCCAAGcacattttataatttataatcatcaattaattattaatatttttaatagtataaaattatatttaataatataaaattatatattttttttatagttaaatactaaattttaataaaaatactaatccTAAAACTTTCTCGTACTTAAGAATAAAAGGAAAGTGTTAGGTAAATAATGACtatcttgaacaacatgaacaaccaccaatcatataaaaatacattacattctaatttaatgctactaattaaatttaagattaatttattcttttaaccttattaattcacattatttacatatggtggatactacaatgaagatggcaaaaatatcttctcatgaagatgctttggttaaaagtgtggtttatttatttagccacactttaaacaaaaacaacacttttataaatatcaaaatctaaccatacaatccatcatccaaaggtcaaaaagaaatatactcatatgaagacaattatgccatcttcattgtagtatccaccttacatattattcaaaaatattgttagttacctatacttttccaaaaTAGAAAGATAGAGAGAGAGTTTGTGTTACCAAAATTTTCGGCAGCAATGGTAGAATGAAGAATGGTGTCACCACTACTTCTTCTGCAGTTAGAGTAGTTAATGGGAGTCCCTGGTTCCTTGTGGAGCATATAATGAAGGATCATGAAAGCCTCTTTTCTTCCATGGAAAGCAGCAAGGAAGAGAGGGGTCTCGCCATCAACGTTTCGAAAACTCACCAGCTCAGGATCAGCATCAGCAATGACCCGAACCATGCTGATAGTCCCCACGGAAGCTGCAAGGTGCAATGCCGTGTTCTCCCTCTTGTTCTGCATCCTCAGAGCCTCTCCCTTACTCCTCTCGTCTTCCAGAATCAGATCCACAAGCTGTGAAACCACCTCCTCTTGGCCGTCGGTGACCGCCAGGTGTAACGCGCTGTCACCTCCTCTGGTCATCGTTGCCGTGTGAACTCTCTTGTCGATCTTGTAGATCTCAACCACTTCCTTCCATCTGCCTTCCATGCACATTTGGAAGAGCTGCTTCATATTCTCTTGTTTGTTTATCGTCTCATTGCACGTGACACTCTCAATatgatcagcatcatcatcacttCCCATAACTTCTCACTCCCTCGATAATCTGTATATCATCAGCATTCAGCAGCACTTTTTATGAATGTCAGTGTATTtatgtttttaaataatatatttctattttaatttattggtcATTACTTGGATATCAAGTCATCTTTTTCCGATCCTACCGAATAAAGTGGAGATGTGTTTATTTGTTCCCACTTTCCACTGTTGCATTGAATCTCCAATCTGCAGGTTTTGTTTCGATTaagtctcttcctcctcttccattcttttttatttattatttaaaaaggatCGTTCCGTAGAAAGCGAAAAAGGGCAGGCAGCAATTTTGAAAGATCCAAAATGAATTGAAAATGGAAATAATTCTAAATTTACTGCCTATGATGACAGATTAATCCTACATGTTTGGGACTTTTCTTTTGTCCAAGAAAAGAATTTTGATTATActatattttaaacataaaaatacattaatttaattttaaacacACATAAAAACAGTAAAAGTATGGATTATCGGTTGCTTTTGGTGAGTATTAGTGCTAAATTCCCTATCCAAGCAAAGCCACAATAAGGTGCATCTTTTATAAAGGGTTTTCTGATCCTACTCTTTAAGTTACTCTTAGGTCTTGTGAGTGTAAATGATTACTCTTACTCTCATCAATTGATTACCTTTTATATTAGTATCATAGGTAGAatgaaaatattaataaaataaaaattaaatcaatctGACACAATAAATAACAGAGCAAGATCACTTATTTATTCTCAAAGCGCACAAGAAATTTTCCTACTTGTTTTTCGTTCTCTTGTTGATAATGTTTAGTGTGCTTGCATTACTAGAGCTAATATTTGTTGTGCTAGCTGTTAATAGATTCTCTCAATGAAATGCTGTAAACCAAGGTCTTATGTTTTATAAAAGCGTTAATCCGTAATCCGTCCCAGTAggaagcaaataataaaacaagaagaaaaggagaaatgttataaTTAGAGTCGAGTGGCTTTGTAGCTACGCTGTGGCACTTTCCGAAACGTAGCCCATATAAGATCAATGTATAGTGGAAACTGAGCCAGAGCAAAAAGTGTGACTGGCAAGCATGTCACTGCATATATTGGAAGTGCAACATCCCTTAGCTTGTTCCGAAGCACAAGAAAATGCCCAGCACAGAAAGATACCAGCATCGACGTTATTGACATGAACAACGCTGTCAAACCCAATATAAGCTTCCGAGGAAGATTATTCCCGAAATCATACTCTTGATACCGAGATGTTAGTATGGACAGGAACAGCACCACCCCGGTAACAGAGCATGCAAGAGCAACAAGTGATGCCATGGCGAACACCTTGAATGCCGCCGTGCTTTCCAACGTTGGCACGCCCGTGTCTTCTTGGACTCCACCAGGTACTGTGGTGGAGGTTGCAAAGGCCACCGTCGCAATCAGAGCAGCCACCACGGAGCAAGACTCTGAGGTTTGCTTCAGCCATTCCCCGCCGCTTTTCACGAGCTTCTGGTGAGATTCAACCAACACCTCTCTCGGGGTTTTGCAGTCTTTGTTGTATCGACCAAAGAAACGTGGTGGCATAGAGTCTTTGACAAACTGGGTGCGTGAGTCATATTAATTAGtcttttgtaataataatatgtgtaaactcaggtgcagtcgacttcatgtgaagttgatagttgagagtcgttaaataaaaatttagtcaaataagtcaaattatctaacagtaccagctatcaacttcacctaaagtcgactgcacctgagtttccatctATTATATCTGAATTAATTCAGATGAAGACTTACGTATAgttattttcatgtgaagttaataTCTAACAATCGTTAGATGATGATTTAATCAAATTTGTTAAATCATCTAatgatttttaaatataatattaacttcacataaaaataattacgtACTTACCATATACCACTTGAGTTCCCAGTACATTTGCAGGGCTGCTCCGGGAATGATCCAAGGCGTATAGTCACCAAGCTTGGCCGCCAAGTGCAGCGCACTGTTGCCTTCATGGTCCACTTTTCTGAATAGACTTTCCtttatgctttctttcttcagCAGGAACTCATACAAGTGTGGTTGCCTGTGCTCTACAGCCAACAGCACTATGTTCTTCTTGTTGCAATCCATGTCATGCACTGCTACTGGAAACATTTCCAGGATTCTCTCCACCATTTCTATTACCCCATTCCTTGCTGCTATTAATATCGGTGTCTCCATCTCCTTAGTAGTAGCTCTGCTGGTGGAACCATGCTGCTCATTTCTGCTTCTATCCAAAGCATCATCTTTATAAACATTATATGGAGATGTCCCTTGATCTTGATCTTGAGGTCCACTACTACTGCCATTGCCATCATACTCATACAAGGATACTCGCTTCAGAAGTTCGTTCATTACTTGATTAGACCATATGTGCTTCTCCTTCTTTCGCCCTATCCTCTTGAATATGTTTGTCCCTTTTAGTAGTACAAAACATATATACCACATTATCACTAAACAGCACACTAATCCCTTAATTATGTCAACCATGAATTAATCCACAACGCCCTATATATATGTTTGACATACCTTTTCCAAAGATTACCAGGATAGCCGTGTATATAAACGCGAGGAAGCCAGCACAGCATTCATAATTTTCTGGAAATAGGGGGTGCGACCAAGCTTCAGATTCCGACCCTAAACAATTATTTATATCTTGCTAATTAGATTCTTATCTATGTTGAGTATATTCGAAtacattttataataataataataataatatgtagaCATCACCTAAGGAGTTTGTGTCAGCATTAATTTTCTCTTGTGCTTCACCATCCCCTCCTTGTCCTAATTGAGTTTTCAGATATACTACTTTCACATACAAAAATTGAAGCAACATTTTTAGTTAAAAGTATACATGTGAGTATGTGTATCACTAATTAATAGTTCATCCCTCACCTGATGAAGAGTCTGTCTCAATTTCATTGACAGTAGATTTCTCTTGTGCTTTAGAGTCCCGTCCTAGAgtagtttaattttcaaatattgtaacaaaataaaattgttatatCAAATCATAACATATGGTAATTGTTGTGCATGCACTAAAATGCAGCCCTATGGTCTCACCTAAGAGGTTTGTCTGAGAAGCAATTCTTTCTTGTGCTTCAAGGTCCCTTCTTTGAGTTTTATTATGCTTTTTTCTTAGTTTTCCAATCAGAAAAGTTGCCACGGGGAATTTGGTGGTAGCTGGTGGATACATAACTATTGAATCAAATCATTCCTTTTGCGGTACATAAGACTCAAATTAAATCACATTAATTGCAATTAATAGTAAGTAATATAATTCTTCAATGACTTGATTTATATGTACCGATGAATAAACTACACTAACAGTAAGGTGCAAATTATATCAAAATCAAACTTATAATTGATTATTTTTGCATACCAACCGAGGCTGCATTTTTCATCAGGGTCATAAAGTCTACGCATGCCTGATAATTCTTTGGATATCTAGTTTTGCCATTGTCTCTCGTTTCAGCTTGTGGCCGGTAATCAGTTTCAGCTTTCAGTTGCTTCACACGTATaccttccaaaaatatataacgCAGTAGTTATAATAATGAAATTGAGGATAAAAGATATAAGTACTATATACTAGGATAtaatatatatctttttattttttatttttaaaaagagttaACTATAAAATAGTGTGAATTAATTAATAAGAGTTACCGTGATAAATAAATGTTTCTATTCGGCCAAGACGACTGCCACTTTTAAAAGCAGAAGGCTTGGTTGCAAGGAAATGGAGAGGAGTGGCTCCCCTTTCATTCACCCAATTCACAAGATCTCCATATAAGTGAATTATTT is a window encoding:
- the LOC112784778 gene encoding 26S proteasome non-ATPase regulatory subunit 14 homolog; the protein is MERLQRMFAGAGGALGHPPPDSPTLDSSEQVYISSLALLKMLKHGRAGVPMEVMGLMLGEFVDEYTVRVVDVFAMPQSGTGVSVEAVDHVFQTNMLDMLKQTGRPEMVVGWYHSHPGFGCWLSGVDINTQQSFEALNQRAVAVVVDPIQSVKGKVVIDAFRLINPQTMMLGQEPRQTTSNLGHLNKPSIQALIHGLNRHYYSIAINYRKNELEEKMLLNLHKKKWTDGLTLQHFDTHSKTNEQTVQEMLNLAVKYNKAVQEEDELPPEKLAIANVGRQDAKKHLEEHVSNLMSSNIVQTLGMMLDTVVF
- the LOC112783552 gene encoding uncharacterized protein isoform X2, whose translation is MGSDDDADHIESVTCNETINKQENMKQLFQMCMEGRWKEVVEIYKIDKRVHTATMTRGGDSALHLAVTDGQEEVVSQLVDLILEDERSKGEALRMQNKRENTALHLAASVGTISMVRVIADADPELVSFRNVDGETPLFLAAFHGRKEAFMILHYMLHKEPGTPINYSNCRRSSGDTILHSTIAAENFELALIIIHLYEDLGNWKNEVGATPLHILASNSSVFKSGSRFGLIEKLIYQGITVRKLEVDESDYLPPYETIDNGKTKYPKNYQSCMDFMKLMKNRVSSGNLEAQERIASETDFLGQEAEAWSLPSLFPANYKCFADFLKLVFMIMLVLVFGKGTSTLEVVLEKKKKHIWSVQIMNELLKRFSMYEYDNIQVTTDPWIDQLIDQDQRIYDDDERKGEAVIITAAKNGVTEMVDKILEMFPTAIHELDSEGKNIVLLAIENRHIHLYQLLLKRNMVKDSLLAKLDYGGNTALHLAAKLGAPGYTDLSRRNPIAALQMHWEIKWYKFILRSGPPRFFRRYNKKRQTPAAIFTKTHQELAWVGCEWLQITSGSCSLLASLIATVAFATSTTVPGGVGDGEDAGIPNFIDRTAYKVFSISSLIALGSSINSLVLFLSILASRCHPSDFEKSLPRKLILGLISMFLSIISMLASFCAAHFLGTSSKLRNIAAPIYALACLPLAYFALSHFPLYIKLFWSTIHDEPQDTFDYAPL
- the LOC112783552 gene encoding uncharacterized protein isoform X1; this encodes MGSDDDADHIESVTCNETINKQENMKQLFQMCMEGRWKEVVEIYKIDKRVHTATMTRGGDSALHLAVTDGQEEVVSQLVDLILEDERSKGEALRMQNKRENTALHLAASVGTISMVRVIADADPELVSFRNVDGETPLFLAAFHGRKEAFMILHYMLHKEPGTPINYSNCRRSSGDTILHSTIAAENFELALIIIHLYEDLGNWKNEVGATPLHILASNSSVFKSGSRFGLIEKLIYQGITVRKLEVDESDYLPPYETIDNGKTKYPKNYQSCMDFMKLMKNRVSSGNLEAQERIASETDFLGQEAEAWSLPSLFPANYKCFADFLKLVFMIMLVLVFGKGTSTLEVVLEKKKKHIWSVQIMNELLKRFSMYEYDNIQVTTDPWIDQLIDQDQRIYDDDERKGEAVIITAAKNGVTEMVDKILEMFPTAIHELDSEGKNIVLLAIENRHIHLYQLLLKRNMVKDSLLAKLDYGGNTALHLAAKLGAPGYTDLSRRNPIAALQMHWEIKWYKVTNSYSTCFFPKHVVYNADDDVMQFILRSGPPRFFRRYNKKRQTPAAIFTKTHQELAWVGCEWLQITSGSCSLLASLIATVAFATSTTVPGGVGDGEDAGIPNFIDRTAYKVFSISSLIALGSSINSLVLFLSILASRCHPSDFEKSLPRKLILGLISMFLSIISMLASFCAAHFLGTSSKLRNIAAPIYALACLPLAYFALSHFPLYIKLFWSTIHDEPQDTFDYAPL
- the LOC112784774 gene encoding uncharacterized protein isoform X1, giving the protein MGNHDDDTDHIESVTCNETMKKQENTKQLFQICMEGRWKEVVEIYEKEKRAHTAKITRGGESALHLAVIDGQEEVVSELVDLIVKEESKKEALRIQNKRNNTALHFAASMGTISMVRVIADADPELVSFRNVDGETPLFLAAFHGRKEAFMILHYIFHKEPGTPVNYSNCRRNDGDTILHSTIAADNFELAFQIIHLYGDLVNWVNERGATPLHFLATKPSAFKSGSRLGRIETFIYHGIRVKQLKAETDYRPQAETRDNGKTRYPKNYQACVDFMTLMKNAASVATTKFPVATFLIGKLRKKHNKTQRRDLEAQERIASQTNLLGRDSKAQEKSTVNEIETDSSSVVYLKTQLGQGGDGEAQEKINADTNSLGSESEAWSHPLFPENYECCAGFLAFIYTAILVIFGKGTNIFKRIGRKKEKHIWSNQVMNELLKRVSLYEYDGNGSSSGPQDQDQGTSPYNVYKDDALDRSRNEQHGSTSRATTKEMETPILIAARNGVIEMVERILEMFPVAVHDMDCNKKNIVLLAVEHRQPHLYEFLLKKESIKESLFRKVDHEGNSALHLAAKLGDYTPWIIPGAALQMYWELKWYMFVKDSMPPRFFGRYNKDCKTPREVLVESHQKLVKSGGEWLKQTSESCSVVAALIATVAFATSTTVPGGVQEDTGVPTLESTAAFKVFAMASLVALACSVTGVVLFLSILTSRYQEYDFGNNLPRKLILGLTALFMSITSMLVSFCAGHFLVLRNKLRDVALPIYAVTCLPVTLFALAQFPLYIDLIWATFRKVPQRSYKATRL
- the LOC112784774 gene encoding uncharacterized protein isoform X2 — protein: MGNHDDDTDHIESVTCNETMKKQENTKQLFQICMEGRWKEVVEIYEKEKRAHTAKITRGGESALHLAVIDGQEEVVSELVDLIVKEESKKEALRIQNKRNNTALHFAASMGTISMVRVIADADPELVSFRNVDGETPLFLAAFHGRKEAFMILHYIFHKEPGTPVNYSNCRRNDGDTILHSTIAADNFELAFQIIHLYGDLVNWVNERGATPLHFLATKPSAFKSGSRLGRIETFIYHGIRVKQLKAETDYRPQAETRDNGKTRYPKNYQACVDFMTLMKNAASVATTKFPVATFLIGKLRKKHNKTQRRDLEAQERIASQTNLLGRDSKAQEKSTVNEIETDSSSVYLKTQLGQGGDGEAQEKINADTNSLGSESEAWSHPLFPENYECCAGFLAFIYTAILVIFGKGTNIFKRIGRKKEKHIWSNQVMNELLKRVSLYEYDGNGSSSGPQDQDQGTSPYNVYKDDALDRSRNEQHGSTSRATTKEMETPILIAARNGVIEMVERILEMFPVAVHDMDCNKKNIVLLAVEHRQPHLYEFLLKKESIKESLFRKVDHEGNSALHLAAKLGDYTPWIIPGAALQMYWELKWYMFVKDSMPPRFFGRYNKDCKTPREVLVESHQKLVKSGGEWLKQTSESCSVVAALIATVAFATSTTVPGGVQEDTGVPTLESTAAFKVFAMASLVALACSVTGVVLFLSILTSRYQEYDFGNNLPRKLILGLTALFMSITSMLVSFCAGHFLVLRNKLRDVALPIYAVTCLPVTLFALAQFPLYIDLIWATFRKVPQRSYKATRL